From the genome of Thermovirga sp.:
ATGGATCTCAATCCCATAGGGGGGAGCAATATAACAGATATTCTTGTCACTATTTACGATTGATGAGGCCTGGTCCAGCGTTGGAGGACCGTTTGGAGCCCTGGGCAGCCTTTACAAACGGCCTGCGAAGGGCGGAAAGAGGTGTTCCCGGGATGACAGCAAGGAAAGCCGCGAAGGGCTACCTGACGAAAAGTCGGTATGCTTATATGACCATCAGGGAAGGGATCGTAGCTCGACGCTACCTTCCAGGATCCCCGATGATTATAACGGCCCTGAGCAAAAGCCTTGGAGTGAGCGAAACACCCGTCAGGGATGCCATAAAGATGCTCATTTCCGAGGGGTTCGTGGTCTCCAGCGATCACGTGGGGGCGAGGGTGGCAAGCCCCTCCCTGGAGGACCTGAAAAATATGTTTGAAATCCTGTTGAGCCTGCAGGGTATCGCAACTAGGATGGCAGTCTACCAGGGTTCAGGGGTTCTTCTCGAAGAGCTGGGAGAGATCCTGGAAAAAACGAAGCTCTACATTCATGAGCAACGCCACGAGGAATACGGAATCCTGAACGACCGTTTCCATGA
Proteins encoded in this window:
- a CDS encoding GntR family transcriptional regulator; protein product: MTARKAAKGYLTKSRYAYMTIREGIVARRYLPGSPMIITALSKSLGVSETPVRDAIKMLISEGFVVSSDHVGARVASPSLEDLKNMFEILLSLQGIATRMAVYQGSGVLLEELGEILEKTKLYIHEQRHEEYGILNDRFHDSIESRCCNAELISIINSYREKTGWVRSLFVLNPKRLEESFDEHVEIFDALKNRKATRAEKILKKHLLISFNAYLDFLKKEKGYEGKEYEIDGSRWI